The Bdellovibrio bacteriovorus W nucleotide sequence GCAAGTCTGAGAGAGCTCCTTGTTGCCTTCATGGCCTTTACAATTTTTCTAATGCCACTCTCTGACACACCATCTTCCTATAACTCAGTAACAGAATCTTCCAGTTGGGTAAGGGATGTCCAAAGTGTTTCAAATAGTTTTAATTGTGCATCAGATATTGATCTAAACTTTTGTAATGATTCTGCGTCTTTTTTTTGAAAGCTACGCAAAATTAAGTAGACAATCGCGGGCGCCAAGAATGGAGAAATAGCAAGAGAGCAATCTTTAATAATTTGAACAACTTCCATTTTTTTCCTCAGGCTCTGTGTACATTAGAGTTCAGTAGTTTCTTCTTAAAATGTAAAATAAATATACTTCCATATATCGGAAGTATTGGCCCTAATAGAAAAGGCCCCAACTTATCCGTTAGGCTGTCGTGTCCGCCTTTTTTCCGATCGCCTCAATTAAAGAACTATGATGAAGAGGGTCCTTTTGTAGAAGCTGCATCAACTCCTTTACAGCGTTGGGCACGAGCATTATTAATTCATCGTGTTTCGTGATCTTTTCAAGGGTGTTGAAGTGCGAAAAGTGGTGCAAAACTTTTAATTGGTGTACTCCTCCCATGAGAATATCTAGACGTTGATCAATCTCAGTGTTTGTTCCAGGTAGCTTTGCGAGGGAGTAGATTTCTAAAAACCGCCTAATCGCATTAGGGATTAATAGAAAAAAGTCGTCATCCAGCGAGCACCCTCGTTCGTGAAACTCATGTAAAAGTTCATATAGAAACACATACTCTGACTTTGTTTTTCTTAGTCGTGAAGGAAGTGGGACAATAGAAGAATGATCCTTCGACAATCTTTGAATGAAGTAGTACTCACACTTTGCAAATTCATCTTTTTTCTTTTTCATTGGAGATGAATCTTGTAGAAAAGAGAAGAATTCAAAGTTGTGTGTTGAAATAAAAAGCTGTTTGAAGCAACTCACTACCTTTTTGGTATCAGCAGGGTCAATCCTTCTGAAAAAGAATGAGTTTATGAGGGCATAAACCTGCGCAATATGGTTTCCATCTAAGCTAGAAATTGGGTCATCAATAAAGACCACGGTTTCACGTAATTTTCCCTCTTTGAATAGACTCTCGAGTGTCACGAGAAAATATGCAAAAGAGATAGCAGTTTTTTCGCCTTCACTCAAGTTACTGGCTAGATTCTCTCCTCTTTTGAGGTGGAACTTATCTTCTGGTGTTACCTCAATATATATATCGTCTCTATTTAAGAAGGACCTAATAAAGCTATTTAAGGCATCCTGTCCGGCGACCACACTTTTTAGTTTGGAAAGGATTTGTTGATTTTTGAATTCCAATTTTTGAGCTATAGATAGATATCTTTTGACGAGCTTGTCGGCTCGATGTTTTTTTATCGATTTTTCTATGTAGTTTTCCCGTTCCAATAACTCTGCCACACAGTGATTTTTGAGTCTTTCGCGTGAATGTTGTTGCTCGCTTGTAAAGTTAGCGACAATGTTATTGTGACGCTCGATGACTGCATTGATTTTGGTCATACATTCTAGAAGGCGACTGTCTACGGTCAAATCTATTGCGCTTGGTGAAATGGAGATAAAGATATTTCCATCTTCCTTTCGGTTAAGATCGTCTTTTAGAATCTTGGCGGTAGCTTCGAATTCTTCGCATATGGTCCTTAATTGCGTGATATATTGCTCAAAGTCATCTTGGCATGATTCGGTGAGTTCATGTTTATTTGGTGGCATTAGGAAGGTCTTTAATTTGTTCGTCTCGGTTTCAATGTCAGTACGACATTTTTGTATTCTGTCTCTGAGTATTGCAGACTCGTTGGAGAAGTAGGATTTCAGATGTTCGATTCGGAGATCTGTTAATTTACTACCGCAGAATGAACATTCACTTAGGTTCTCATGAAGAGTAAGCCCATTTTTTGACCATTTATACAGTTGCTCATTGTTTTCCAGTACTTCCAATAGATCAGATTGACGTGGTTCGGATTTTAAAATCTCAACAACTTCGGTCGAATATTTTATTAGATTCGTGGAGATCTTGATTGGCGAAACATTGGTCTTGTTGTTACTAGACAGAGCTGTTTTCCTTGCAGTGCTCAGTTCGACTTCATCCCTTATTATATGATCCGCCAAGGCATTTTGGACCTTTGGAATGATTGCTTTTAAGTGCCTTAGGTCGAACTCGATCAAACTTTGAAAAGTTTCATTCTTAATAGTTTTGGCTTCTTTAGAAAGTATTTTTTCGAAGTCAGAAAGTAAATTCTGATCCCCCTGGTACCTTTCTATTCTTCCTTTTTGGTTTTTATCGCCTTTGATTCGCAATATCTTTTTTTCATTCTGTTCATATTCGCTTCGGAGTGCGACATTTTCACCAACGTCAAATGAAATTGGTGAAAATGAGGTGCCAGCATCCCACTTCAAGTTCTCTCTAATATAATCTGCATTGAAAACTCGTACTCTTGACGGTAGTGATTCGAGGTTTTTCGTTGTTATCTCAGTGCCGTCGGTGAGTACGAGTTTGAAGTCAGCCTCTGAAAAACTTGCGTCTAGTATACCTTTCTCAAGTGATGAGAAGATTCTTGAAAGAGTGGTTTTGCCTGAGTAATTCCATCCATAAATTATATTCCGTTCACAAAAGTCGGAAATGCCCCGGGAGTTGCTCCACTTAAAGTCTTTGTAGATACCCATGTTCGATATACTTTTAATTCGTTTAATCATGTTACGAAACCTTCTGACTTATAACGTTTGGTGTGTTTAGTTATCGGCATCATATAAACAATGTTTAGATTTTGTGGATCTAGCTATTCGGTATTGATATGAGAAGTGGATTGGCTGCTGGTCTTGTTTCAAAAAGGCGCATGAAACATAATTCTTAAAAAGTACATATTCTTTAGTTTAGTTTGTCGATTTCCGATGAGTCAGAGCAAGTTGTTTTTTTGAGAGAGGAACTTCAATGGCATGGAATGAGATTGCTCCGGGAATTGTGCAAGGTGTGTTTGAAATCACCATGGGGAAAAAGGATGCCGTGCTAAATCCAAATGGAATCACATGGCGGCCTATGGCTGAAACTCATGGCCTTTCCCAATATGCGAGTCCCGTGCTAACTGGAGCGGCAACTATTGTTTCGGTCGCCTCTTTGGGAGTTGCTATTGATTCAAATATTCGAATCCGTCACATACAACAACAGTTGAATAGGATGGAATCAAAATTAATCGCCATGGATTCAAACATTAATAGGGTTTACGAAAAAATTAGGGCGGTACAAATTAAGTCGGAAGAGGCGCACCTTAGAGAGGCTTTTAACTTCACATACGTATGAACCAGATATCTTCATCAGTTTCACCCCAATTTCCTTTCTCAAAAAATAAGCAAAAACCTAAGTATCCGAAATTATTAACGAGTCTCGTTATTTAATATCAGACGAAAGTTTCTTAAAGGACCCTCTCATAATACAGAAAAGAGGAATCTTCTTTAGAAAAACTCATACGAGTTCTTGCGGGTACTCTTTGCGATTTGATATTTCCATATTGTGTGCGAATTCTAGCAATTTTCCATCCGGCCATTTTCATCTCCTTCTTTAAAGCTTCTAACCCCTTCGATATATATCCTTTCCCCTCAGAGTCTTGATCTACCCAATATCCAAACTCAAAACTGCGCTCGGAATAGTTCATAGAATGAATAGAAATAGCACCTTGAAAAACATTTTCCTCAAAGATCTGATAGTGAAATGCTTGCCCCTGATCCCATTGTAAATCGGCCTGTCTACCAAAAGCCTCTTGATCTTCAAGTGTTTTAATTTTTTTAGGCCAGCTTAAATATTCTTGAAGGCGCTGCCTTTGTATTTCTATTTTTTCAAAAATTAGTGGGGCAATTGTTGGGTCGTATTTTTTCAGATGACTGCTTTCGTCCACCGACAATATAAGAGGTGGAGCAGTTTCTCCCCATTTCTGTACTAAACCAATGGATTCATTAAGCCACCGCTCGGCATTATCGAGAAGTAGTTCGCCATTGGGAATCATTTCAATAATTTTCTTCCAATGTTTTTGTGCAGGTACAGAGTTCCATTGAGAAAAAGAATATAGCCGGATGATATCATGTATAAGAGATCCTGTAATCGTCGTTTGTTTTAAGTTGTCCATAATTGAAAAAGCGAGATTCTGTTTCTCGATGCGAAGATCTTTTTGATGGTTATTGATGTATTCCTCCATAGCTTCATTTAAAATAAGAGGAAGGCGATTCGCAATACTATAAGCCAAGCCATCAGCTTCATATTGAGTTTGTAGGGCGTATTCAAGTGCCGAGTATGTATGATGGTATATTTCGATTTTATTAAGGTTCGCGAACTTTACGGCGTCTCTTATGATTTCTCCTTGAGTATCCAAAAAAGACCATTCAATAGGTGAATTCAAAGGGAACAAAGAAATAAATTTATTTCTTTGTTCTAAGGTTGGTTTATCCTCCCAGATAACTACGAGATCAATATCGGAAGATTCTTTGAAAAAAGGTGTATTCATGGAACCAGCGATATAGGCGTAAACTGCAGGAACAGTATTTAATACTTGCTTGATGGCGGCGATTACATATTCATTGTTCATAGTAAATTCCAAACGAGAAGTGTAATGATTTACTTGAGCTTGCTCTTGCCGCATGAGGTTCGCCTTTTCTTAGATACAGGCAATCCTTTGTATGAAGCTCCTGAACCAACGGTGTAACTTGGTTTGTCCAAATAGAAAGGTTGTTCTGTTCATCAAGAAGCATATCTGCTAGAGAAATATTTTTGCGGAAAGAAGGCCATATCTGCCAAACCTTTGATCCTTCGGTTTGCACGATAAAAACATCATGGAGATCATAGTGTGGAGGTAAGCCCTGGCCATGTGGCGGAGTTAAGTAGGCATTGCATTGAACTCTTGCCCTCGTGAAGCGTTCGATCTCGTAACAAGATTGTTGGATCGTTGGGAACGACTTTTCGACTGAAGTAAAAGACCACGTGGCCCCCTCAAAAGAATGAGGGGCCGAAATAAATGTACCGTCTCTGTTAGCAAGATGCCGGGTTCTTTTTTGGAAGGCGGAGTTCGTTGAATAGAACTGTAAAAGATCGTGTGCTGTAGGGAAAGAACAAGTTGAAATAATACTTTTTAATGCATTCATGACTCTGCCTCCTGCGCTAGAAAATAAACTTTCCATCCATATCGCATTTTAACTGAAAAATATTCGCGAGTTCTTTGGCTTCTTCGATTCGATTACGATCAGAACGACCGATGTCGTACGCGGCAAATTTGATTTTCATACTATTGTTGTTCACTCCAAGTATCCTTACCTCAATCCCATCCAAGGAAGCAGTTGCCATAAGATCTTCGATAATGTCGACAGGTAGATTGAGCGATCCATCTTTTTCAAACCTTTGAATTCCTGAATGATGAAGATAAGAAAGTGTTTCGACAGCCTGCTTTGGATCAAAGCCAACTATACGTTTTTGTAGAATGCGGTCTGTCGAATTTATGGAGGCGTTGTCATTTTGGCTACTCTTATTTTTAAACTGCGAGCCTGGCAACGACACTGCATGAGCTGCATTTCCAAGAAGGTTTTGGATACTTAAAATTCCGAGTAGAGCTGAAGACATTGCTTTTTTATTCATAGAAACTCCTTTAATAATGATTTGATTGGGACTATTGCGTTAACTATGCCGAGGGAATTCCCCGCCAAAGTGGTTTAGAATCGATTTGACAGAAAAAGAGTCCGAAAAATCGGACCGAGAGTCTTAGTTTCTGGAATTTGAGGCTCATTCCATCAGTGCGCTATCGACCTCCTCCCACTCCCAAACAAACCCCCTGACAACCCCATATTTTTCCCGCACAATACCCCCATGAAAACAATCCTCTCCATTATCGCCGCAAGCTTTGTCGTTATTGCCGCCTGCATGCTCTATCTCGTAAAAACGGGCGTGGTTATGCGCTCAGCTCCCTATATCAAGCCAACGACGATCCAGCAGGATATCGAAATCGTGGCAGAGCAGTCGATCCTTAGACTCTTCCCAGATCTGCAAAATGCAAAGTTCGTCTTGTGGGGGCTAGATCTTAATAAAGAAGACCAGCAAAGATTCCTCGCAAAAGCTCAGCAAGAATACGAAAGACGTTTTCCTCACAAAGTGAAACTTTTAAACTCGGCGGCAGCAAGTTCTGAAGAGGTCAAAGACTGCGCAACTCCTTGTTGGATTCTTATGCCCCAAGAAGGGGCTCACCAATTAGAACCCAATATGTTCATCGATGAAAATATCAAACCCCTCACAGAACAATACATTTCCATTTCCTGGATCGACTTTCAAAATCCAGAAGAAGTTCCCGCAGAGTGCATCGATCAAAAGTATTTAAATTTATTCTGCATGAAGTGGGTGGGGCTGAACGAGGCACAAAGGCGCTTCAAGGATCAAGGGCAGCGCTACTTCTTTATGCGCAAGTATCTAGATCATGACTACTTTGTCTACGTGCGCCAGCACGCGCAAGAGATGCCCGCGAAGTAGGTAAGCTTTAAAACTCTGATACATAAAATTTCTTCTCTGGGTTTTTCTCTAAAAACCTAGACCTTTGACTTGAAGTTTGATTTGAAATCACTCATGCTTTCATTTGAGAATAAAGCTGGTCTAAAGTTTAGCCGGCGTGATTCGCAAAAGTATTTGGAATTTGCGGAACAAGAGTGCAGAGGGAGTTTGCATGGGAGCAGTGGTTTCTTTTATCAATCAAAAAGGCGGCGTCGCTAAAACAACGACAGCCATCAACGTAGCAGCACAATGGGCTAAGGCCGGCCATAAAGTTTTACTCGTAGATTTAGACCCTCAGTCATCAGCGACAAGATCAATCTTTGGTGATCGTGATTTTGAAGACACGATCTTTGATGTCCTCACTTCAGAAATTCAAGCCGAAGAGGCCATCGTCAGCTCCGATTCTTTCGGGATCGACGTGATTCCTTCTGAAATTATGCTGAGTGGGATTGAGCTGATCCTTGCCTCAAAATTTGGCAGAGAGAGCATCCTTAAAAGAGCTTTAGCAGAAGTTAAAGACGAATACGACATCATCATTATTGATTGCTCTCCATCTTTAGGTCTTTTAACGGTGAATGCTTTGATCGCTTCAAAAGACATCGTGATCCCTATTTGCCCAGAGTATTTTTCACTCAAAGGGATCGAACTTATTTTAGAAACCTTAAAGAATATCCATACAGGATTAGGGCATAAGGTAGATGTGCGCGGTATTATTATTTCTAAATATCGCAATCGTAAGATCGTTGAAAAAGTCATTGATGATTTGAAAACGAAATACACGATTCCAATTTTTGAGAACTACATTCCTGAATCCATTGTGGTTGAAGAGTCCCATCACAAACACTTGCCAATGTCAGCCTATGCGCCGAAAAATCCAGCGGGCATTGCATTGGCAAACCTTGCAATGGAAATGTGGAATTGAGCACCATCAATCCTCTCTTTTTAGATTCAACAAAACCCATTGGTGATAAAGTCGTCACCAACGTAGAGCTCATTGATCTTGTGCTTAAAGAGGGAGAGTCCATCCACCTCGAAGTATGGGATCAGTTCGGCTTTGCGCAGAAGTATGATCTTAAGGTGATTGAAACTAAAAAACAGACGAAATACATCGCTGAAGTTTGGTTGAAATATCAGCACGAAATTCAATACCGCTTCATTAAGATGATGGCAGGAAACGAGATTTCTGCAACTCCGATGCGTGATGCACGTGCTGGACACTTGATCGAAGAAAAGTGGGATGAAAGCACTCTTGAATGTCCAGTTGTAAGAAAAACTCCCACGGGAGCAGCGCGTTCGCCTCGCAAGAAGGACACTTCTATGGCAGCGCCTAAGATCAAAGAACTTAAGACTTCCTCCGCTCAGCCTTTGGGGCGCAGTCATTTCTTAGATCAGATTAAAGACTTACTGGATGATCTTTTGTAAAGCTCATCCAGACTTTTTATATCTTCTAAAAACTTTTAAAGTTCAAACTCTGTTATTCCAAAGAACGAGTCCAAATCCTAAGACAAGAGCTTGGTTTTGGGTGTGGAAGCGAATTAAACGACATTCAGTACTTGGTCCGAGTTTTGGATAGCTCTAGAACTCGGAGGTACTAAAACTATGTTAAAACAAACCTATAAATATTCCACTCTTCTATTGGCTCTCTCATTTCTATCGGCCTGCGCCTCAACTCAGGTTGCAGTTTCTAAAAGAAACCTCGATGTACAAACTAAAATGAGCGAGAGTCTTTTCTTAGATCCCGTCGATAATGAAGAACAAAAAACGATCTTCATTCAAGCTAAAAACTCTTCCGATAAACAGGAGTTTCGAATCCAGCAAGATCTGGAAGCAAGTTTGCGCGCAAAAGGCTTCAGGGTCGTAAACCAGCAGGCCAAGGCGCATTTTGTCTTGCAGGTGAACGTCCTTCAAGTCGGAAAAGCCGATCCAAACGCGGCTGAGGCGGCCCTATATAGCGGTTATGGATTGGATGGAGTGGCTGCAGGGGGAGCGCTTGCTTATGTGGCCGGTGGAAGCAATAAGGCCATCGTAGGGGCAGGGCTTTTAGGTGGGATCGCTGCTGTTGTTGCAGATTCATTTGTAAAGGATGTCTATTACAGCGTTATTACTGATGTGCAGATCCGAGAAAAAACAAAGGGTGGTCAGCTTGTCAGTGTTTCAGGTATGCACTTTAACAAGTCAGGAACTAGTGGCGGTTCAAGGACGACTTATGAAGAAAAATCGAACTGGAAAACTTATCAAACACGAGTTCTAAGTTCGGCTAATAAGGTGAATCTTGAATTCGAAGAGGCACTCCCTGAGCTGAGAAGACATCTTTCACAAAGCATTGCTAATATTTTCTAAAAATTAAGATTTACTCAGAAAAAAGCCCTTTAGATTTCTAAAGGGCTTTTTTTTATAAAGTTTGTTTTGCAAGGGAATCAGCACTT carries:
- a CDS encoding hypothetical protein (COG4694 Uncharacterized protein conserved in bacteria), whose product is MIKRIKSISNMGIYKDFKWSNSRGISDFCERNIIYGWNYSGKTTLSRIFSSLEKGILDASFSEADFKLVLTDGTEITTKNLESLPSRVRVFNADYIRENLKWDAGTSFSPISFDVGENVALRSEYEQNEKKILRIKGDKNQKGRIERYQGDQNLLSDFEKILSKEAKTIKNETFQSLIEFDLRHLKAIIPKVQNALADHIIRDEVELSTARKTALSSNNKTNVSPIKISTNLIKYSTEVVEILKSEPRQSDLLEVLENNEQLYKWSKNGLTLHENLSECSFCGSKLTDLRIEHLKSYFSNESAILRDRIQKCRTDIETETNKLKTFLMPPNKHELTESCQDDFEQYITQLRTICEEFEATAKILKDDLNRKEDGNIFISISPSAIDLTVDSRLLECMTKINAVIERHNNIVANFTSEQQHSRERLKNHCVAELLERENYIEKSIKKHRADKLVKRYLSIAQKLEFKNQQILSKLKSVVAGQDALNSFIRSFLNRDDIYIEVTPEDKFHLKRGENLASNLSEGEKTAISFAYFLVTLESLFKEGKLRETVVFIDDPISSLDGNHIAQVYALINSFFFRRIDPADTKKVVSCFKQLFISTHNFEFFSFLQDSSPMKKKKDEFAKCEYYFIQRLSKDHSSIVPLPSRLRKTKSEYVFLYELLHEFHERGCSLDDDFFLLIPNAIRRFLEIYSLAKLPGTNTEIDQRLDILMGGVHQLKVLHHFSHFNTLEKITKHDELIMLVPNAVKELMQLLQKDPLHHSSLIEAIGKKADTTA
- a CDS encoding ribosomal-protein-serine acetyltransferase (COG1670 Acetyltransferases, including N-acetylases of ribosomal proteins), producing MNNEYVIAAIKQVLNTVPAVYAYIAGSMNTPFFKESSDIDLVVIWEDKPTLEQRNKFISLFPLNSPIEWSFLDTQGEIIRDAVKFANLNKIEIYHHTYSALEYALQTQYEADGLAYSIANRLPLILNEAMEEYINNHQKDLRIEKQNLAFSIMDNLKQTTITGSLIHDIIRLYSFSQWNSVPAQKHWKKIIEMIPNGELLLDNAERWLNESIGLVQKWGETAPPLILSVDESSHLKKYDPTIAPLIFEKIEIQRQRLQEYLSWPKKIKTLEDQEAFGRQADLQWDQGQAFHYQIFEENVFQGAISIHSMNYSERSFEFGYWVDQDSEGKGYISKGLEALKKEMKMAGWKIARIRTQYGNIKSQRVPARTRMSFSKEDSSFLYYERVL
- a CDS encoding cupin 4 (COG2850 Uncharacterized conserved protein), giving the protein MNALKSIISTCSFPTAHDLLQFYSTNSAFQKRTRHLANRDGTFISAPHSFEGATWSFTSVEKSFPTIQQSCYEIERFTRARVQCNAYLTPPHGQGLPPHYDLHDVFIVQTEGSKVWQIWPSFRKNISLADMLLDEQNNLSIWTNQVTPLVQELHTKDCLYLRKGEPHAARASSSKSLHFSFGIYYEQ
- a CDS encoding hypothetical protein (COG1622 Heme/copper-type cytochrome/quinol oxidases, subunit 2); protein product: MRSAPYIKPTTIQQDIEIVAEQSILRLFPDLQNAKFVLWGLDLNKEDQQRFLAKAQQEYERRFPHKVKLLNSAAASSEEVKDCATPCWILMPQEGAHQLEPNMFIDENIKPLTEQYISISWIDFQNPEEVPAECIDQKYLNLFCMKWVGLNEAQRRFKDQGQRYFFMRKYLDHDYFVYVRQHAQEMPAK
- a CDS encoding partition protein, ParA-like protein (COG1192 ATPases involved in chromosome partitioning), with the translated sequence MGAVVSFINQKGGVAKTTTAINVAAQWAKAGHKVLLVDLDPQSSATRSIFGDRDFEDTIFDVLTSEIQAEEAIVSSDSFGIDVIPSEIMLSGIELILASKFGRESILKRALAEVKDEYDIIIIDCSPSLGLLTVNALIASKDIVIPICPEYFSLKGIELILETLKNIHTGLGHKVDVRGIIISKYRNRKIVEKVIDDLKTKYTIPIFENYIPESIVVEESHHKHLPMSAYAPKNPAGIALANLAMEMWN
- a CDS encoding TraT complement resistance protein precursor: MLKQTYKYSTLLLALSFLSACASTQVAVSKRNLDVQTKMSESLFLDPVDNEEQKTIFIQAKNSSDKQEFRIQQDLEASLRAKGFRVVNQQAKAHFVLQVNVLQVGKADPNAAEAALYSGYGLDGVAAGGALAYVAGGSNKAIVGAGLLGGIAAVVADSFVKDVYYSVITDVQIREKTKGGQLVSVSGMHFNKSGTSGGSRTTYEEKSNWKTYQTRVLSSANKVNLEFEEALPELRRHLSQSIANIF